GCAGCGCTTTTCGCGGCGGAAGTGACGTCGGTCATCGTCTGCGCGCCCGTCGTCTGCGCCATGGCGGGCGTCGTCTGCATCGAAGCCGCGACAAGGATCAGCGCCGGTAAAAGGATGGCTCGCATGGTTTCCTCGAAACATTTTCCTTAAGGGACTGGGCTTCCATTGGCGTAACTCCGGTCCGTGGTCCGGGTTCCATGTTTCGCGGAGGCGCTCCGACAGCCGTTCCAGGGATCCGGGGGATCCCCGGACTGTTGCCGCAGCGCGACCCAGAAGGAGGATTGGATGCCCGCGATTGCCCGTACCCTCGCCATCATCGGCTACGCCGCAGCCGGCGGCGGCTTGGTCACCGCGGCCGGGCTGGCACTCTCGCTGGACGGCTGGATGGCGGTCGGCGCCGCCCTGCTGAGCGGGTTTGCCGGCATCTACGCAGGGGCCATGGCTCTCGGATTCGCGGCCAACCTGCGGATCCTGTCGGCCATGCTCGACCGGCAGGCGAAAACCCCGCCGCACGCCGCCGTCCCCGAAGAGCGTACCCCTTCCGCCGGCGGCGGAAACCCGTGAGCCGCATCGGGCGACTACCGCCCGTCCATCCCGCGGAAGGTCGAACTCGCTTAAAAAGTGGGGAACCGTCCAGGCACATGGCCGGTTCTCCAAAGAGTTGCTCAGGGAAATAGAAGAAAATCGAGGAGGAAACGATGCTCACCAGGTTCGCGTCGCTGGCCGTTGGAGTGGCCATGTCGCTGGCCGCGTCACCGGCATTCGCGCAATTCGGGGCGCCTGGCCAGGGATCGGCCACATCCACCCAGGCGCCGGCCGCGCCGGAACTCTCGCCACCGCCCGAGATCACCGGCGACGTGGTCAGCGGGGACCTTCCGTCGCAGACACTTAAGTTCGGCATCGGCTTGGCCGAGACGTCGCCCCAGTACCGGTCGGTCAAATACTTCTCCGACATCCTGGACAAGCGCACCGGCGGCAAGCTCAAGGTCCAGATCTTCCCCAACAGCCAGGTCGGCGACGACGCGCAGATGATGCAGGCGCTTCAGAGCGGCACGCTCGAAATGACCTATCCGTCCACGTCCCCGGCAGCGTCCCTCGTGCCCGAACTTCAGGTGTTCGACCTTCCGTTCCTGTTCGGGGACCGCAAGGCCGCTTACGCTGTGATGGACAGCGACCTGGGCCAGGAACTGCTGGGCAAGTTCGAGGGGACCGGGATCAAGGCGCTGGCGTTCGCCGAGAACGGCTTCCGCGAGCTTACCAACAAGGTGCGGCCGGTGACCAAGCCGGCGGACGTCGGGGGCCTGAACGTCGGCGGGCTCAAGATCCGGACCATGCAGAACCCGGTGCAGGTCGATATCTGGAAGACGCTCGGCGCCAACCCCACGCCGATGGCGTTCGGCGAGGTGTTCAGCGCCATGGAGCAGGGGGTCATCGACGGCCAGGAAAACCCGTGGAGCACGATCCTGACCTCCAACTTCTTCGAGGTCCAGCCCTACGGAACCGAGACCAGGCACGTCTACACGCCCTTCATCATCATGATCTCCCAGCGGGTCTGGGACAACCTGCCCGAGCCCTACAAGCAGGTCGTCCAGGAAGCGGCGGACAAGAGCGCCCAGTACGAGCGGAGGATCAGCGCCGAGTACGACGACTGGGCCAAGGCCCAGCTGAAGCAGCGCGGCATGCAGATCGCCGAACTGTCGCCCGAGCAGCGCGCGGCTTTCCGGGAGGCGACGAAGCCGGTCTATGACCAGTGGGCGCCGCGCATCGGCGCCGACCTCGTCGATCGCGTCCAGAAGATCGCCGGGGGAGCGGAGGAAAGCGCCGCGACCAAGTGAGGCGACGGCCGGCCGACGACCCTCGGCCGGCACATTCCCGGCGCGTGACATCCCGGCGCGTACATCAAGGTGAACCATGGAAAAAGACCTGGACGAGGGCGGCACCGCCGAACCGTTGCCCCTGCTCTTCCGCATCATCGAAATGCTGTTCGGCAGCATCCTGGCGCTGCTGTTCATCACGCTGATCTGTACGGTCGGGGCCAACGTGGCGGGGCGGTTCCTGTTCAACTACTCCCTGGCCTGGGCCGAC
This Skermanella mucosa DNA region includes the following protein-coding sequences:
- a CDS encoding TRAP transporter substrate-binding protein, whose protein sequence is MLTRFASLAVGVAMSLAASPAFAQFGAPGQGSATSTQAPAAPELSPPPEITGDVVSGDLPSQTLKFGIGLAETSPQYRSVKYFSDILDKRTGGKLKVQIFPNSQVGDDAQMMQALQSGTLEMTYPSTSPAASLVPELQVFDLPFLFGDRKAAYAVMDSDLGQELLGKFEGTGIKALAFAENGFRELTNKVRPVTKPADVGGLNVGGLKIRTMQNPVQVDIWKTLGANPTPMAFGEVFSAMEQGVIDGQENPWSTILTSNFFEVQPYGTETRHVYTPFIIMISQRVWDNLPEPYKQVVQEAADKSAQYERRISAEYDDWAKAQLKQRGMQIAELSPEQRAAFREATKPVYDQWAPRIGADLVDRVQKIAGGAEESAATK